From a region of the Penaeus vannamei isolate JL-2024 chromosome 2, ASM4276789v1, whole genome shotgun sequence genome:
- the LOC138865649 gene encoding uncharacterized protein — protein MAVPMRGRLMEYHDHTLMIIVLRAGLSLTIRIGIKLISRAVKMWKRVVEARLRREVISEEKYGVVSGRGATDAIFALRMLIERYRVGQKELHCACRLRDRVRREETWYCMKKSGVPEKYVMERLADESRSRSPWTMIFADYFVLCGKNREEDEEELERCTGEKGNQSKQEEDGVFVCNCERRRGKVVKKVVIVTEFRYLWSTVQRNGECGREVKTKVQV, from the exons ATGGCGGTGCCCATG CGGGGGCGACTCATGGAGTACCATGATCATACCCTCATGATCATAGTACTCCGTGCTGGTCTCTCCCTTACAATAAGAAT AGGTATAAAGCTGATTAGTCGTGCAGTGAAGATGTGGAAAAGAGTGGTAGAAGCTAGACTAAGAAGAGAGGTGATCAGTGAGGAGAAATATGGCGTCGTGTCAGGAAGAGGTGCTACAGATGCAATATTTGCTTTGAGAATGTTAATTGAGAGGTACAGAGTAGGTCAGAAGGAGTTGCACTGCGCTTGTAGACTTAGAGACAGGGTGCGGAGGGAAGAGACGTGGTATTGTATGAAGAAGTCAGGAGTGCCAGAGAAGTAT GTGATGGAGAGATTGGCAGATGAGAGTAGATCGAGGTCTCCGTGGACAATGATATTTGCGGACTATTTTGTGTTATGTGGTAAGAAccgggaggaagatgaggaggaactgGAAAGATGCACTGGGGAGAAAGGGAATCAAAGTAAGCAGGAGGAAGACGGAGTATTTGTGTGCAATTGCGAGAGGCGGCGGGGAAAAGTGGTGAAAAAGGTGGTGATAGTCACTGAATTCAGATACTTGTGGTCAACCGTACAAAGGAATGGAGAGTGTGGTAGAGAAGTAAAGACGAAAGTGCAGGTTTGA